From Fibrobacter sp., the proteins below share one genomic window:
- a CDS encoding fibro-slime domain-containing protein, with translation MLGNLPLHGRKPLLPLVFGILLVSCSSDDSSATGSELESFASFDDLPNCTAKREGEKANVEDEGVAYVCTDGRWTEMAAVYASEDDLPNCSGKRSGEKAYVESTTSTWTCADGFWSEDPDGSPLVIDVVYRDFNSGHSDFENFSEEYMEHSSAILKGGYVGYDVAWAADEDYHLTCGNQVSTTGVALGADGLPKKIDPFLPDYLQDVSTQEVLKYGGCLSDSTSKAERRGFLNATSTTAPICEEKLVNWDNPVYVTPGMVKSFLKFDAGKDGKIDMLDGVHVRKAADLCDNKNFDQWFADVEGVNLRVNSTLELAYDGDSYVFSRTWNNDGFFPLDAIDPATLERTGDAPCNAEIQPNGKCETFGPQSFSTYCPPYAYKWASTQYDFMGASTAGLCSQWLERGGPRATKAAVSLTKKWPADENGVNFAAVHLRNYHYSMMGHLPFTYNAKKGGYLDFASSEDIWVYVDGVLVSDLGGTHIPAPGRVDMALLAQNNHGCHADEPLSAYENCNGAGDGGWADGSTHHIHIFKMSRNTNGADFYIRTNLK, from the coding sequence ATGTTGGGAAATTTGCCGTTGCATGGACGAAAGCCTCTTTTGCCGCTTGTTTTCGGCATTCTCCTTGTGTCCTGTTCGTCGGACGATTCGTCCGCAACGGGCTCGGAACTGGAAAGTTTCGCCTCTTTTGACGACCTGCCCAACTGCACCGCGAAGCGGGAGGGCGAAAAGGCGAACGTGGAGGACGAGGGGGTGGCGTATGTCTGTACCGATGGCCGCTGGACCGAGATGGCCGCAGTCTATGCCTCCGAAGACGACCTGCCCAACTGTTCCGGCAAGCGAAGTGGCGAAAAGGCTTACGTGGAATCCACCACCAGCACCTGGACCTGCGCCGACGGCTTCTGGAGCGAGGATCCCGACGGTTCCCCGCTGGTAATTGACGTGGTTTACCGCGATTTCAATTCGGGCCACAGCGACTTTGAGAATTTTTCGGAAGAGTACATGGAGCACTCCTCTGCGATTCTGAAGGGCGGCTATGTGGGCTACGACGTGGCGTGGGCCGCCGACGAGGACTACCACCTGACCTGCGGGAACCAGGTCTCCACTACTGGGGTGGCCCTGGGTGCGGATGGGCTTCCCAAGAAGATAGACCCCTTCTTGCCCGACTATCTGCAGGACGTGTCTACGCAGGAGGTGCTGAAATACGGGGGCTGCCTCTCCGATTCCACGTCAAAGGCCGAAAGGCGCGGGTTCCTGAACGCCACCAGCACCACTGCCCCGATTTGCGAGGAGAAACTTGTCAACTGGGACAATCCTGTCTATGTGACGCCTGGCATGGTGAAAAGTTTCCTGAAGTTCGACGCGGGCAAGGACGGCAAGATTGACATGCTTGACGGCGTGCATGTCCGCAAGGCGGCCGACCTGTGCGACAACAAGAATTTCGACCAGTGGTTTGCCGATGTGGAGGGTGTGAACCTGCGGGTGAATTCGACTCTGGAACTGGCCTACGATGGTGACAGCTATGTCTTCAGCCGGACTTGGAACAACGACGGGTTCTTCCCGCTGGATGCCATAGACCCGGCGACATTGGAGCGGACGGGGGACGCCCCCTGCAATGCAGAAATCCAGCCGAACGGCAAGTGCGAGACCTTTGGCCCCCAGAGCTTTTCTACGTATTGCCCGCCTTACGCCTACAAGTGGGCTTCAACCCAGTATGATTTTATGGGCGCAAGCACTGCCGGGCTCTGTAGCCAATGGCTGGAAAGGGGCGGGCCTAGGGCAACCAAGGCGGCGGTCTCCCTGACGAAGAAATGGCCTGCTGACGAAAACGGGGTGAACTTTGCGGCGGTTCACCTGCGGAACTACCACTATTCCATGATGGGACATTTGCCTTTCACGTACAACGCCAAGAAGGGCGGATATCTTGATTTTGCCAGTAGCGAGGATATCTGGGTGTATGTGGATGGGGTGCTGGTCTCGGATTTGGGCGGTACCCATATTCCTGCTCCGGGAAGGGTCGATATGGCCCTTCTGGCACAAAATAACCACGGCTGTCATGCCGACGAACCGCTCTCGGCTTACGAGAATTGCAATGGGGCGGGTGATGGGGGCTGGGCCGACGGGTCAACCCACCATATCCATATTTTCAAGATGTCCAGGAACACCAACGGTGCCGATTTCTACATCCGCACGAACCTGAAATAG
- a CDS encoding EamA family transporter, whose protein sequence is MLFLLLTIGPAFLFACGNILEKSGVSAVGKRTGGTSKPWEFFKGVVTNKFWWLGICCSGLATLGYYIAMAQYDLSQVQPMMVLNPVLTALMGFCILKEALTKRIVVAICFVVAGLLYSVENLGESTALQNIPMLWAYAGGLCAVTLFAHLFVKDREMVDSLIMGVGFGLSAAFYKSLAMDFDLDHIELSSVANLLLDFRTLGYFATYGIAFLYSQISFSRGRALFIIPFSAAVGAAVPTLAGALVFSEAFPMGKAISVTLVLIGACLFIVRRPRRKKSAG, encoded by the coding sequence ATGCTTTTCTTGCTCCTAACAATCGGTCCGGCGTTTCTCTTTGCCTGCGGGAACATCCTGGAAAAGTCCGGGGTTTCTGCCGTGGGCAAGCGTACTGGCGGTACTTCTAAACCTTGGGAGTTTTTCAAGGGCGTTGTCACCAACAAGTTCTGGTGGCTGGGCATCTGCTGTTCCGGCCTTGCTACGCTGGGCTACTACATCGCCATGGCGCAGTACGACCTGAGCCAGGTTCAGCCCATGATGGTCCTGAATCCGGTGCTTACCGCCCTGATGGGCTTTTGCATTTTGAAAGAGGCCCTGACAAAGCGCATCGTGGTGGCCATCTGCTTTGTGGTGGCGGGCCTCTTGTATTCCGTGGAAAACCTGGGCGAATCTACGGCCCTGCAGAACATCCCCATGTTATGGGCCTATGCCGGTGGGCTTTGTGCGGTTACACTGTTTGCCCATTTGTTCGTGAAGGATCGGGAAATGGTGGATTCCCTCATTATGGGTGTGGGCTTCGGGCTTTCGGCGGCCTTCTACAAGAGCCTGGCTATGGATTTCGATTTGGACCACATTGAACTTTCGTCGGTGGCGAACCTGTTGCTGGACTTTAGGACTCTCGGCTACTTTGCGACTTACGGGATTGCCTTCCTTTATTCCCAGATTTCCTTCTCCCGCGGGCGGGCGCTGTTCATTATTCCCTTCAGTGCCGCCGTAGGGGCGGCAGTTCCCACGCTGGCGGGGGCCCTGGTGTTCTCCGAGGCGTTCCCCATGGGCAAGGCCATTTCAGTGACCTTGGTGCTTATCGGTGCTTGCCTGTTTATTGTCCGCAGGCCCAGACGCAAAAAATCCGCAGGTTAG